A genomic stretch from uncultured Cohaesibacter sp. includes:
- the accC gene encoding acetyl-CoA carboxylase biotin carboxylase subunit encodes MFSKVLIANRGEIALRVLRACKELGIQTVAIHSTADAEAMHVKLADESVCIGPPSARESYLNIPQILAACEITGADAVHPGYGFLSENARFAQILEEHKISFIGPSAEHIRIMGDKIAAKQTAKRLGIPVVPGSEGGVDSPADAKRVAAEMGYPVLIKAASGGGGKGMQVVHSEDKMELAFTTARSEAAANFGDSTVYVEKYLEKPRHIEVQVMGDGKGHAIHLGERDCSLQRRHQKVWEEAQSPALNSEQQNRIGDICAKAMQGLGYSGAGTIEFLYENGEFYFIEMNTRLQVEHPVTESITRIDLVNEQLKVACGAGLDIRQEDIKFQGHAIECRINAENPDTFVPSPGKITYYHPPGGLGVRVDSGVYQGYTIPPYYDSLIGKLIVTGRNRVECMMRLRRALDEFVVDGIQTTLPLFRDLVDNADIANGAYDIHWLEKYLASK; translated from the coding sequence CCATTCATTCCACCGCTGATGCCGAAGCAATGCATGTCAAGCTGGCAGACGAAAGCGTGTGCATCGGCCCACCGTCTGCCCGCGAAAGCTATCTCAACATACCGCAAATTCTGGCTGCCTGTGAAATCACCGGCGCCGATGCGGTCCATCCCGGTTATGGCTTCCTCTCCGAGAATGCTCGTTTTGCGCAAATTCTCGAAGAGCACAAGATCAGCTTCATCGGCCCGAGCGCGGAACATATCCGCATCATGGGCGACAAGATCGCAGCCAAACAGACCGCAAAGCGCCTCGGTATTCCCGTTGTGCCCGGCTCTGAAGGCGGGGTCGACAGCCCGGCAGACGCCAAGCGCGTCGCAGCCGAAATGGGTTATCCGGTGTTGATCAAGGCAGCTTCTGGCGGTGGCGGCAAAGGTATGCAGGTCGTTCACTCCGAAGACAAGATGGAACTGGCCTTCACCACAGCACGCTCGGAAGCGGCAGCCAACTTTGGCGACTCCACGGTCTATGTCGAGAAATATCTCGAGAAACCGCGCCACATCGAAGTGCAGGTCATGGGTGATGGCAAAGGTCACGCCATCCATCTGGGCGAACGCGATTGCTCCTTGCAGCGTCGTCACCAGAAGGTGTGGGAAGAAGCCCAATCTCCTGCCCTGAATTCAGAACAGCAGAACCGGATTGGCGACATCTGCGCCAAGGCAATGCAGGGTCTGGGTTATTCCGGCGCCGGTACGATCGAGTTTCTCTATGAAAATGGCGAGTTCTATTTCATCGAAATGAACACCCGTTTGCAGGTGGAACACCCGGTAACCGAATCCATCACGCGCATTGATCTGGTCAACGAGCAGCTCAAGGTGGCCTGCGGGGCCGGTCTTGATATCCGTCAGGAAGACATCAAGTTCCAGGGCCACGCCATTGAATGCCGCATCAATGCCGAGAACCCGGATACCTTCGTGCCGTCGCCGGGCAAGATCACCTACTATCACCCACCGGGAGGCCTCGGTGTGCGTGTGGATTCGGGCGTCTATCAGGGCTATACTATTCCGCCCTACTATGACAGCCTGATCGGCAAGCTGATCGTGACCGGTCGCAACCGTGTGGAATGCATGATGCGTCTGCGTCGCGCTCTGGACGAATTCGTCGTTGATGGCATCCAGACCACGCTGCCTCTATTCCGTGACCTAGTCGACAATGCCGACATCGCCAACGGCGCATATGATATTCACTGGCTGGAAAAATATCTTGCTTCGAAATAG